One Comamonas endophytica DNA window includes the following coding sequences:
- the guaD gene encoding guanine deaminase: MNSSLFSPPTPGQAWALQCTAFDTPRSDALRVQVDALVVVSSTGVIESVIARDDPRWAGERARHAATGQLRELPEGSYLLPGLIDVHVHAPQWPQMGKALDVPLADWLQRNTFPLEARYGDEAFAESVYRPLVRHLLANGTTTAMYFGTLHDGGNRVLAEQCLRQGQRALVGRVAMDEPSQCPEFYRDASAQAAIEGTEAFIGTLAGLPGNAGGLVLPVITPRFIPSCTDALLEGLGALAQRTGVHVQTHCSESDWAHQHVLERTGMTDAHALHRFGLLTRRTVVAHANFLTPEDVALMAEVGASVAHCPLSNFYFANSVFPARSGHARHMGMGLGSDISGGYSPSMFDACRHAITASYALDEGVDPDLPSAQRGRHDARIDHVFALWLATAAGGAALDLPIGRIEAGQHFDAIVVDCHAPDSNICIWPGSDSPADVLQKIIYNATRANVAQTWVQGALVHCRGAVLSNLS; the protein is encoded by the coding sequence ATGAACTCCTCTTTGTTTTCTCCACCGACGCCGGGCCAGGCCTGGGCGCTGCAATGCACGGCTTTCGATACCCCACGCTCCGATGCGCTGCGCGTTCAGGTCGATGCGCTGGTGGTGGTGTCATCCACTGGCGTGATCGAATCGGTGATTGCGCGCGATGATCCGCGCTGGGCCGGGGAGCGTGCGCGCCATGCGGCCACGGGCCAGTTGCGCGAGCTGCCCGAGGGCAGCTATCTGCTGCCGGGGCTGATCGACGTGCATGTGCATGCGCCCCAATGGCCGCAGATGGGCAAGGCGCTCGATGTGCCGCTGGCGGACTGGCTGCAGCGCAACACCTTCCCGCTCGAGGCGCGCTATGGCGACGAGGCCTTTGCCGAGAGCGTCTACCGTCCGCTGGTGCGCCATCTGCTGGCCAATGGCACGACCACGGCCATGTATTTCGGCACGCTCCATGACGGCGGCAACCGGGTGCTGGCCGAGCAGTGCCTGCGCCAGGGGCAGCGCGCCCTGGTGGGGCGCGTGGCCATGGACGAGCCCAGCCAGTGCCCGGAGTTCTACCGCGATGCCAGCGCGCAGGCGGCGATCGAGGGGACCGAGGCATTCATCGGCACGCTGGCAGGGCTGCCGGGCAATGCCGGTGGTCTGGTGCTGCCGGTGATCACGCCGCGTTTCATTCCCAGCTGCACCGACGCACTGCTCGAAGGCCTGGGCGCGCTGGCACAGCGCACGGGCGTGCATGTGCAGACGCATTGCTCCGAAAGCGACTGGGCGCACCAGCATGTGCTGGAGCGCACCGGCATGACCGATGCGCATGCGCTGCACCGCTTCGGCCTGCTGACGCGCCGCACGGTGGTGGCGCATGCGAACTTCCTGACGCCGGAGGATGTCGCGCTGATGGCCGAGGTCGGGGCGTCAGTGGCGCACTGCCCGCTGTCGAACTTCTACTTCGCCAACAGCGTGTTCCCGGCGCGGTCCGGGCATGCACGGCACATGGGCATGGGGCTGGGCAGCGATATCTCGGGCGGCTACAGTCCCTCGATGTTCGATGCCTGCCGCCATGCCATCACCGCGTCCTATGCGCTGGACGAAGGGGTGGACCCTGATCTGCCGTCCGCGCAGCGCGGGCGCCACGATGCGCGCATCGACCATGTGTTCGCACTGTGGCTGGCGACGGCGGCGGGCGGTGCGGCGCTGGACCTGCCGATCGGCCGCATCGAGGCCGGACAGCACTTCGACGCCATCGTGGTCGATTGCCATGCGCCCGACTCCAATATCTGCATCTGGCCCGGCAGCGACAGCCCGGCCGACGTGCTGCAGAAAATCATCTACAACGCGACGCGCGCCAATGTGGCCCAGACCTGGGTGCAGGGCGCGCTGGTGCATTGCCGCGGCGCGGTGCTCTCCAACCTCAGCTGA
- a CDS encoding DNA/RNA non-specific endonuclease, with the protein MNAVNSGHTLARLTRRVALAATLIAAAAVSAKPSPAITALPANAFADCPGFFVAGHVPAPPLGVGKLRALCYDAFAVLHNGESKTPVYVAQRLNRALVDDADEKRTNKFFADARLPRSERAELDDYKRSGYSRGHMAPAGDMPTARAMAQSFSLANMVPQAIKHNSGPWARIEKDTRSYAHRAQGDVYVFTGPVFAPGSSTVGSGQVRVPTHLYKLVYDATTRRSWAYWQANDDAERVSKPISYEELVQRTGIQFLPQAIRTTSR; encoded by the coding sequence ATGAATGCAGTGAATTCTGGTCACACCCTGGCGCGCCTGACGCGGCGCGTCGCCCTTGCCGCCACGCTGATCGCGGCGGCGGCGGTTTCCGCCAAGCCCTCCCCCGCCATCACCGCGCTGCCGGCGAACGCCTTTGCCGACTGCCCCGGGTTCTTCGTCGCCGGCCATGTGCCAGCGCCGCCGCTGGGCGTGGGCAAGCTGCGTGCCCTGTGCTATGACGCCTTTGCGGTGCTGCACAACGGTGAAAGCAAGACCCCGGTCTATGTGGCGCAACGCCTGAACCGCGCGCTGGTCGACGACGCAGATGAAAAGCGCACCAACAAATTCTTTGCCGATGCGCGCCTGCCGCGCAGCGAACGCGCCGAACTCGACGATTACAAGCGCTCGGGCTACTCCCGCGGCCACATGGCCCCTGCGGGCGACATGCCTACAGCGCGCGCCATGGCGCAAAGCTTCTCGCTGGCCAACATGGTGCCCCAGGCCATCAAGCACAATTCCGGCCCCTGGGCGCGCATCGAAAAAGACACCCGCAGCTACGCCCACCGTGCCCAGGGGGATGTATATGTCTTCACCGGCCCGGTTTTCGCGCCAGGCAGCAGCACCGTCGGCAGCGGTCAGGTACGCGTGCCCACCCATCTCTACAAACTGGTCTACGACGCCACCACCCGCCGCTCCTGGGCCTACTGGCAGGCCAACGACGACGCCGAGCGCGTGTCGAAGCCGATCAGCTACGAGGAATTGGTACAGCGCACCGGCATCCAGTTCCTGCCGCAGGCCATCCGGACCACTTCACGTTGA
- a CDS encoding uracil-xanthine permease family protein: MTNPTAYEGRLIAQPDDRVTLTKALLLGVQHVMAMDVYVVPFIIASALALSQADSASLIQSTFLAAGIATIIQTAWCMRMPVAQGPSYIPLGAIIAVALAGGAGLTGMGSVYGALIPGALLVIALGALGWFHRLIRWLVPPIVGGSIILVVGLSLLPIALTANVFAVHGSSTINQNIALAALSAALLVLAMMIGLRFNNRVGVWVRLLSVVIALVGGTIAASFIGQFSFDAVAAAPWLMLPKMAFVDYELQFSLPAILTFVLIYMVVMAETTGTWFAVSAVIDQPITDRQLDRGAMGEGIGCGVAALIGATPVTGYSTNAGVISITGVASRMVFVAIGVVLAVLGFVGKFSALIAAIPAPVIGGVFAVVCITISMAGIRILRHVHLDERAMLVVGIPLICAFFATLAPKAWVQSLPDMLQYLLGSAVTVGAMAAMVMNLVLPRVGEESRQA; the protein is encoded by the coding sequence ATGACAAACCCTACTGCCTACGAAGGGCGCCTGATCGCCCAGCCCGACGACCGCGTCACCCTCACCAAGGCCCTGCTGCTGGGCGTGCAGCATGTGATGGCGATGGATGTGTATGTCGTGCCGTTCATCATCGCCTCGGCCCTGGCGCTGTCGCAGGCCGATTCGGCCTCGCTGATCCAGTCTACCTTTCTCGCGGCCGGCATCGCGACCATCATCCAGACCGCCTGGTGCATGCGCATGCCGGTGGCACAGGGGCCATCCTATATTCCTTTGGGCGCGATCATCGCGGTGGCGCTGGCCGGTGGCGCGGGTCTCACCGGCATGGGCTCGGTCTATGGCGCGCTGATTCCGGGCGCACTGCTGGTGATCGCGCTGGGTGCGCTGGGCTGGTTCCACCGGCTGATCCGCTGGCTGGTGCCGCCGATCGTCGGGGGCTCGATCATCCTGGTGGTGGGACTGTCGCTGCTGCCGATCGCGCTCACGGCCAATGTGTTTGCGGTGCATGGCAGTTCCACCATCAACCAGAACATCGCGCTCGCCGCGCTGTCGGCCGCGCTGCTGGTGCTGGCCATGATGATCGGCCTGCGCTTCAACAACCGTGTGGGTGTGTGGGTGCGGCTGCTGTCGGTGGTGATCGCGCTGGTGGGCGGCACCATTGCGGCATCGTTCATCGGTCAGTTTTCCTTCGATGCCGTGGCGGCCGCGCCCTGGCTGATGCTGCCGAAGATGGCGTTCGTCGACTATGAACTGCAGTTCTCGCTGCCGGCGATTCTGACCTTCGTCTTGATCTACATGGTGGTGATGGCCGAGACCACCGGCACCTGGTTCGCGGTGTCGGCGGTGATCGACCAGCCTATCACCGACAGGCAGCTGGACCGCGGTGCCATGGGCGAGGGCATTGGCTGCGGCGTGGCAGCTCTCATCGGCGCGACGCCGGTCACGGGCTACTCGACCAATGCCGGGGTGATTTCCATCACCGGCGTGGCCAGCCGAATGGTGTTCGTGGCCATTGGCGTGGTGCTGGCGGTGCTGGGTTTCGTCGGCAAGTTCTCGGCGCTGATCGCCGCCATTCCCGCGCCGGTCATTGGCGGCGTGTTTGCCGTGGTGTGCATCACGATCTCGATGGCCGGCATCCGCATCCTGCGCCATGTGCATCTCGATGAGCGCGCGATGCTGGTGGTGGGCATTCCGCTGATCTGCGCCTTCTTTGCCACGCTGGCGCCCAAGGCTTGGGTGCAGTCGCTGCCGGACATGCTGCAGTATCTGCTGGGCTCGGCGGTCACCGTGGGGGCGATGGCGGCGATGGTGATGAATCTGGTGCTGCCGCGGGTGGGGGAGGAAAGTCGGCAGGCTTGA
- a CDS encoding 16S rRNA pseudouridine(516) synthase, with translation MQLQDILYSQGFGTRRVCAGLVQQGWVEIYPQDDPSAAPVKCTDSTADFDPEGLRMRVQGVDWEYHAKGYVVLHKPAGTECSQKPSTYPSIYTLLPAPLRQRPCKSAIQGLQAVGRLDQDTTGMLLLSDDGQFIHRMSSPKKHVPKVYRVTAKHPVTQEMVDRLLAGVVLDDDPKPVKAAACVLVDSHVLDLTLTEGKYHQVKRMLAAVGNRVEGLHRARIGSLDLPEDLAPGQWRWLTVEDLEKLKG, from the coding sequence ATGCAACTGCAAGACATTCTTTATTCGCAAGGGTTTGGAACCCGTCGTGTATGTGCCGGTCTGGTGCAGCAGGGCTGGGTGGAAATCTATCCCCAGGATGACCCGTCGGCCGCGCCGGTGAAATGTACGGATTCGACGGCTGATTTCGATCCCGAAGGACTGCGCATGCGGGTCCAGGGTGTGGACTGGGAATACCACGCCAAGGGCTATGTCGTGCTGCACAAGCCGGCTGGTACCGAGTGCTCGCAAAAGCCGTCGACCTATCCCAGTATCTACACATTGCTGCCTGCGCCGCTGCGCCAGCGGCCCTGCAAGAGTGCTATCCAGGGCCTGCAGGCCGTGGGACGGCTGGACCAGGATACGACCGGCATGTTGCTGCTCAGCGACGATGGGCAGTTCATCCACCGCATGAGCTCGCCGAAGAAGCATGTGCCCAAGGTCTATCGTGTGACGGCAAAGCATCCGGTAACGCAGGAGATGGTGGACCGTCTGCTGGCCGGCGTCGTGCTCGATGACGATCCCAAGCCGGTCAAGGCAGCGGCCTGCGTGCTGGTGGACAGCCATGTGCTGGATCTGACGCTGACCGAAGGAAAGTACCACCAGGTCAAGCGCATGCTGGCGGCGGTAGGCAACCGGGTGGAAGGGTTGCATCGGGCACGTATCGGCAGCCTGGATCTGCCGGAGGATCTGGCGCCGGGGCAGTGGAGGTGGTTGACGGTGGAGGATCTGGAGAAGCTCAAGGGGTAA